A window from Solanum stenotomum isolate F172 chromosome 7, ASM1918654v1, whole genome shotgun sequence encodes these proteins:
- the LOC125870415 gene encoding PLASMODESMATA CALLOSE-BINDING PROTEIN 3, whose protein sequence is MAKPPTFHFLFLVIILLHFSILNHVKATWCVARSDASEQSLQNALDYACFSGADCAPILENGLCYLPNTIQAHASYAFNGFYQRMNRAPGSCDFAGTATIAKTDPSYGSCVYPASSSTAGGSTITTTPSTPGGGTGGTTTTTPIRYPPPPPETALPLNSNGGTTPRGGPGIPDSETSNASNKYSNLVHVAFFMLLLLHVFQLL, encoded by the exons ATGGCAAAACCACCAacatttcactttttatttcttgtaataatattattacatttttcaattttaaaccaTGTTAAAGCAACATGGTGTGTAGCAAGAAGTGATGCAAGTGAACAATCTTTACAAAATGCTTTAGATTATGCTTGTTTTTCTGGTGCTGATTGTGCACCAATTTTAGAAAATGGACTTTGTTATCTTCCTAATACTATTCAAGCTCATGCTTCTTATGCATTTAATGGATTTTATCAAAGAATGAATAGAGCACCTGGTTCTTGTGATTTTGCTGGCACTGCTACCATTGCTAAAACTGATCCaa GTTATGGATCTTGTGTTTATCCAGCATCTTCAAG CACTGCTGGTGGCTCTACTATTACTACTACTCCGAGCACCCCCGGTGGTGGTACTGGAGGGACAACCACCACGACACCAATTCGATATCCACCACCACCACCGGAGACTGCACTTCCTTTGAATAGTAACGGAGGAACGACACCGCGCGGTGGACCGGGGATTCCAGACTCAGAGACATCTAATGCTTCTAACAAGTATTCAAATTTGGTTCATGTTGCATTTTTTATGCTTCTATTACTTCATGTTTTTCAACTATTGTAG